Genomic segment of Syntrophus gentianae:
TGTTGACCTTAATCTGAAGTCGATCTGAATCTAAACGGACCCAACAGGATCGAGTGAATCGGAAAGCAGACAAGCTTTATAAGCAATATTACTTAAAATTGCAACCTAAAAAATTTACGGTATCTGAAAAAAAAACATCGGTACTGGAAAATCATTCCTCTTCCTGAGCGATGTAATCCTGATAATCCCTGATCTCCAAAAGATCGTCCAGCTCATCCGAATCTTTCATCTCAATCACCACAATCCACCCTGCATCGTAGGGATCACTGTTCAAGATCGTCACGTCATCGATGATATCTTCATTGACGTTGACGATTTCTCCCGACAGAGGCGACACCAGTTCAAACACGTCATTCGATGACTCAATCGTCCCGAAAGGTTCGTCTCTCTCAACAAATACGTCCACTTTGGGTAAATCTACCTCATCCACGTCCCCGAGCTTTTCCAGGGCATACTCCGTAATGCCCAGCGTAGCCATATTACCGTCAACAGCTACCCAAATGTGTTCACGACTATAAAGAAGATCATCCGGAAATAATTTCATAAATCAACATCCTGTTTTTTTAATTTATAGGATAATGAAATCCTTTGGCATTTTTGTCAGTATGTCCGCTCCGTTCTCGTGCACCAGGACGGTATCCTCAATCCGAATTCCCCACTGGCCGGGGAGATAAACCCCTGGTTCGATGGTCACAACCATGCCTTCGACGAGAATGGTGTCCGAATTCCTTGATATCCTCGGCGCCTCATGAACCTCCAATCCAACGCCGTGACCCGTCCCATGAGTAAAATAGCCATCCAGGCCATATTTTGCTAAACAGCTTCTTGCAATCTGATCGATCCGGCTGCAGGGCACACCGGGTCGAATCGCTTCCAAGGCCTGATCATGAGATTCCTTCACTCTGGCATATATTTCCCGTTTCCTGTCATCCGCAGATCCCAGGCAGAAGGTGCAGGTTTCATCAGAACAATATCCTTCACTGACGACGCCATAGTCTACAACAATCAGATCGCCATATTCCAGAATTTTCCGACCGGGTTTTGCATGGGGCAACGCGGCATTTGCTCCTGAGGCCACAATTGTTTCAAAGGCCATTCTTTCCGCTCCGGCCCTCTTCGCCCCGAAATCAATCTCCAGGGCAAGGTCCCTCTCCGAAATACCCGGACGGATCGTTCGAGCTACGGCTTCCAGCACCCCTCCGGCCAGTTCCGCGGCACGGCGAATGCAGGAAACTTCATCATCATCCTTAACCGCTCGAAGATTATTCAACTCTTCCGACAGGGGTTTCAATCTTTCTTCTCGAAGTCGATCCGCCAACTTCTGATAGAACTCATAACTGACCGCAGAGGCTTCAAAACCGATCCTGTCCCCATCCTTCGGTTCAAGAACAGCTTCAATACCGTCCACCTTGTCCTGATAGTGATAAAGATCCGTGTCTTGCGCTTCTTCCTGAGCCTGTGTCACATATCGCCCATCCACAAGCAATATGGCGGTTGGCGGTCGAATAACCAAGACCCCGTCGCTTCCGGAAAATCCGGTCAAATAGCGGATATTATTCAGATCAAAAAGGATAAGGGCTTGAATTTCACCTTGAAAGAAGCTTGAAGAGCACAGTCGAGACAATCGGGTTTGATAAGCCGTCCGTTCAAAAGGCATAACGTCTTCTTCTCTGGAGAGAAATCAACCAGCGGTTCAGCCTTTGAATCACTTTCTCCCGCTGCCGAATTTGAATGGCCTTTTTTTCTAAAGCGCTCTTTGAGGCCAGAACATCCCTCAGCTTTTCCTGAATGACTGAATCATCAGGGGCTTTTATCAACATCTGTTTCAGAAGAGCTTCCGCCGCATCCAGGTGCCCCTGCCGGATATACAGGTCAACCATGGTCAAGGTTTGCAGGCTGGTCGCTATGGGAGGTTCAGGAGCCTTAACGGCCCGGAATTCCTGGATCACCCCCCCTTGTTCTTCCTCAAGAATCCGTAATTTACCGCATACATCCCGGGAAAGATCAGAATCGGGGTTCAGCACCATGAACCGGCGATAAAATTTAACCGCTTCCTGGTTTAACCCACCCTTGAAACAGATATCCCCCATGCAGGCAAAGACGCGTGAAAGCCCCAATACCACCATCTCTACATCCTCAACCAAAGAGGTGGCTTCTTCAAGCTTCCCCAACCTCATACAGGCATGGCATTGAATAATGAGTGCGTCAATGTCTCCGGGATTTTGGTCAAGCCATTGTTTCGCCGCCCGCAAGGCACTTTCATAAGCGCCTTGATCCAGCAGGGTTTGGGCTTCGGAAAGAAAAGATGCTCTATCCATATGGAAATATTACCGTATTTAGCTATTTGACGATACGAGGTGTATGATTCGACTTGAACAAGTCTACCTACAATGCTGGAGGAGCTATCACAGCCTGGATGGCATGTCAAGGTTGATCCAAGGAAGTGAAATTACTTGCCCCGTTTGCCTTGAACGATTTTCGTCAAAATACCGCCCTCAAAGGAAAGACTGTAAACGAAATCATTGGGGCCTCTATTGTAATACCAGGTTTCCGTCACCTGTTCTTTGTACTCAGTCCTTTGGGCCGTTTGTGTCCTTTTTCTTGAATGACTCTCGTCATTCGAAATCCCTTTTGAACTCTTTGCGCTTTTCCGAGTGCTTGTCCTCGCTTTCCCTCTGACTCCAGTCGCATGACGGTAGGTGGGTTCTCCGCAGCGTAACATCACATCCGCCATACCGTCTCCCAGGGATACAAGGTCATTTTCACACCTGAACGTTTCAGATCCGTGCCTGGCAATCTCGCCTGAGAATCCCGATTCAAGGGATACGCACATCCATAAAAAGGGCAGGGAAATCACAAAAATACTTTTCAGGATGCTGAAGAATTTATCATTGGTTGTTGAAAACACTTGCATTCGCCACTGAAGCGGTATCTTTATCGTGTATAATCTTGGGAGTCACAAAGATCAAAAGCTGTTTTCTTGTCTTATCGATACTTTCTGATTTGAAAAGCCATCCCAGGACGGGAATCTTGTTAAGCCATGGCACCCCGCTCATCGCCCTGTCATCGGTCGTCTTTGAAACACCGCCAATGACCACGGTCGTTCCATTCTCTACGACCACTTTGGAATCCACTTCATTTTTCACGATGGGGACATTTCCATTCAATTCTGAAGCCCTTGAATAATCCCCCCGATCGTTGGTGGCATTGATCAACATGGAAATCCTGCCGTCAGGCGTGATGGTCGGAGTCACCTCAAGCTTAAGCAGAGCGTCCTTGAAACTGACTTTCGGGTAGGAAGAGCCTCCCGACGACTCATAGGTCATATAGGGAATCTCTTCACCCTGTTTGATGGTTGCCTTTACACCATCCATCGTGGTCACTTTGGGTGTGGAGATTATTTTCCCCGAACTTGTGGTTTCCAGGGCGGCGATCTGCGCCTCTAATACGGCATTTGCCCCACCAATCACAAAACCCAGAGTCGGCGTACCGGCAAGCGCCCCCGGCAGATTAACGGCTGCCTGCGATCCGCTGTAGCCTATTCCATTGGGATATGAGTAAGAGACCGGATTTGTTTGCCCCTCTGTCGAACTGGTATTGGTACCCCATGCCGTCTGGGAAGAATAATTTCCTATCCGGGCATTAAAGGCTCCTCCCCACGTAACCCCAAGGTTCCTGACAAATTCATCACTTGCCTCAACAATTTTTGCCTCGATCGAAATTTGCCGAAGTTTGCCTTTTTCAGACATGAGCTGTGTTTCCCGAGCTTTGCGGGTCAACTCCGCTTCGATCTGGTCCTTTTCGGCCTGTTTACGGACCTCTTCATCCTTCTTTTTCTTGTCCAGGGTCATGACACTGATCACGTTGCCCATTTCCTTCTTAGCCATGCCATAGATGTCCAAGATGGTTTCAAGGGCCTGATCCCAAGGGACATCCCTCATGTGAATGCTGACGGAACCCTTGACATCCGGTCCGGCAACAATGCTGACCCCGCCCGTTTCCGCCAGAAGGCGAAGAACCGCACGCATGTCGGCATCCTGAAAATCAAGGGAAATTTTCTGCCCCGAATACCTGACGGCCCCGGGTTCGCTTTTGGTTGCATTCTTCCCCTTTTCCTGATCGACCGCCGCTTCTCTCTTCTTCAGATTTTCGGGCGCCGGGGAAGCAGGTTTTCCCTGAGCCACTTTCTTCAACATAGAAAAGGTTTCGGTGTCGCCCAAGGTTGCCACATTGAAATCCAGAACGACGTTCTGTCCCTCCTGGCGGACACTATAAGGAACTTCCTTTTCCAGATTAACGGTCGCATAAACCCAGGGAACTTCCTTGATCGTCTTCTGCTCCGCGACGACCTGCTGGATATTGATCATTGAATCATCATAAAAAGGCCTGAGAAGGATTTCCGGCACGTGCAGATTTTCCAGTTTCAGCAGAACGGAATTCCCCGGTTCTTCTTCCACCTTGAAAGAGGAGATCTTTGTGGCGATAAAGGTAACCCTTTCTTTGCCTTTTACCCGATCCAGGGTGATGTTTTCCAGGTTGCCGATATCCGCCGCCTTTTTACCGGCAACGTCATTCGCCGTTACAGGCGTTTCCGCTGCAGCATTCTCTACCGCAACGTACCCTGGAAAAATCCACAGAACACTCACCCATAAAACAATTCCGCATAGTTGCCTGATTATCTTCATCTTATCCTCACATCAATTCGCCTTTTGAAGTTTCAAGGGAATGCGCCTCGTTTTATATTGTCCTTTTCCTGTCACCGCCCTCTCCTCAACGATTACACTATCTTCAAGAATATCGGTAACCGTCCCCCCATTAAGACCGATGACGGTCCCTACAGTCAACGGGAAATAATTGCCGCGCGCATTGGTCACAACCGCTGTTCGGCCTTGTTCGCTCCCTGCAATTCCAACCAATCTGAATTCATTCACCCCTGCTCTCTGCAACGGGAAGATGGATAGAGGCCTGACTTTTTTCATAGCCTTCAGTTTTTTTTGAGCTAGATCCTTTTCCACAAAGGGCACAAAAGGATCGGGCCTTCCAAGGCGATTGGAACCGTAGCCGATCGGAAGAGTTTCCGTTTTCCCCGCGTCACCTGAACTGAACTCGGGCGCTGAGGTTGAAGACGCGCCCCATCCCTGAGTTGTTCCGATCAGAAAAACGAAGGAAACGGTGACCAGAATTGCGCCAAAAAATTCAAGGCTTCTCTTAAATCTTCTTTTTCGCTTGTTCATCTTTTTTTTCCGAAAACATGTAGGTCTTTATCACACAGGCCGTATTCAGGATGCGGCCCTTTCCTTTAGCATCCTTGGACTCCTCCATGACAAAACCTTCAATATTCACAATCCGCGGCATGACGGCCATCTTCTCAAAAAAGAGCACCACATTATGAAAACGACCGACAACCCCCACTTTCACTGGGATTTCCTTATAGAATTTTTCTGGTTCAGCAGCCTTGCCACCGGAGGGCTTATCGGCCGGCTTATTTTCAGCCGGTTTGGGCTCATTCCCCTTTGCCGCCCCTTGTTTTTTATCACCAGCCTTCGCATCGGCGGGCTGTTCAACAACGGGTTCAAAAAGTATAGAGTCCACTCCGGCATTTTTCCCTGCCAAAGCGATCTCGTAAAGCAGGAAGGGCATATCCTTTTTTTCCGGAAGCTTGGCCATCGCCAGCTCGAACTTTTGCTTCAGAAGAGCAATATCCTTGATGTATTTCTGCTTCTGACTGGCAATGTGCTGTTTCTCATCCACCTTTTGTGAAAGCTCTGCAGACTTCGTCTTCAGATTTCCCCGTGTTTCCAGCGAAGAAGAAAGGAAAAAAGACCAGTACAGATAACCGACCAACACTAAGACAACCCCTGCCAGAAGCGCTTTTCTCTGCGGGGAGAGTTTCTTGATATCATCCAGCGAAATAGCCATGAATCAGGTTCCTTGTTTTTTGATCTTGCAGTTCAAGACAAACTGATAGAGCTTCATTCCCGAATAATCTTTCTGCGTGGAAGAAACCAGTTCAACGGCCGAAATAAAGCCTATGCCTTCCAGGTTTCTCATGAAGCGGGACAGAACGATATTATTCCGGGCAACACCTTCCAACTGCAATTCGGACTCTTTGAAGGTTATGCGGTCGAGCCAGGCATCCCCCATTGGAACGGAGGAATTCAGCTGGTCCAGATAACGAACCGGAGCCAAACGATTTTCCTCCAGGCGGTTGATAACAGACAGTTTCTTTTCCAGTAAATTTTTGTCTTTCTTAAATACCTCAACTTCTCCGACGATTTTATCCAGCCTGACCAGGGTCTCTTCTCTTTCTTTGATCTCTTCTTTGAGACTGCTGATGCTCAGGGATAGAAACAACTGAATACCGCCAAGAACAAGAAGAAGGACAAGGAATGAGCCGCCAAAAATAAGAATCTGCTTTTTAAGACCGGCCTGCTTTTGTTTCTCTCGATAGGGAAGAAGATTGATTCTAATCATTTATCCTCCACCCGACGCAAGGCCAAACCCATGCTCACCGCCAAAGCCGGCCCAATCTGCTCGACCAGAGAAGCGTCGACATTTTTGTTGTTGATGGCAATTTTTTGAAAGGGGTTGAAAACTTCCGTATCAACACCAAGCCTTTGGTGCAGATCTTGAGCGATGCCCGGCAATTTAGCGCCACCTCCCGAGAGCAGGACATTCTTGATGTAATCCCCGCCGAAGGTCGAGCGGAAGAATTCGATGGACCGCTCAATTTCCGCGCAGATGGGTTCGGCATACTCCATAAGGGTCAGCGCAAATTCATTCGCATCCAACCCGCTTCCTTCAGGACCTTCTATTTTTATTCGTTCCGCCTCGTCAAAGGAAACGCCAAGTCTTTCCGATAGGGATTCCGTTATGGTATTTCCGCCCAGCGTAAAATCCCGGGTAAAAATGGAAGCGTCATTTCTGACGACGTTGATATTGGTGATAGACGCGCCAATGTTGACGAGGGCAACAATATCGTCTTCATCAAAATCATAATTTTCCTCATAGACGGTTTCCAGTGCAAAGGAATCCACATCCATGATGACAACCTCCAATCCCGCCGCCTGAAGTGCATCCGTATAGCTATCGATAATATCCTTTTTCGCAGCAACAAGTAGAACATCCAACTGATTGGAATTGTATTCATTTTCTCCAATAATCTGAAAATCGAAGTTCACCTCGTCCATATTATCAAAGGGCAGATATTGCGCGGCATCTTCACGAATCATATCGCGCATTTCTTCTTCTTCCATCGTCGGAAAGCCGACTTTTTTGATAATAACGGAATGACCGGAAAGAGAGGTGACAATCCCCTTCCGGAGATTGCCCGATGTTTTAAAAAGTTCTTTGAGCTTTGCCGTCAGCAGGGATGGATCATTGATGATGCCGTCAACGATGATGCCCCTGGGAAGGGGTAATTGCGAAAAACGGTTTAGAAGATAGCCTCCCTTAGGGGATTCCACGATCTCTGCAAGCTTCAACGAACTGGAACCGATGTCAAGCCCTGCGAGATGCTTACTGTTTGAAAACAAGCCGCTCGAAAAGATACTGCTCGAAAATAAACTCTTAAAATCCAGCATTCTATACCCGGAAGAAAATCACTAAGTTGTTTTTATCATTCACCTGGCAAACTGATAGACTCTGTCGCCCTCTTTGACCATGCCCAACTCGTTTCTCGCTACGGTTTCCATATAAGAGAGGTCTCCCCTCAGCAAAACAACCGTATTTTTCAATCTATTATTTTCACGCATGATTTCCTGGTTTTCCTCTTTCAACGATGAAAGCCGCTTCTCCATCATATAGTTGTCCAGCAATCCTCGATTGCCGAAGGTAATGAGCAATCCCATGAGAAAAACAAACAAGGTAAGATAACGACCGATTTTCATTCCAGCACACTCCTTTTGCAGGATGGGAAAGAAACCGAAAGACACGTATCATTCAACGACATGGAATTCGTTGCTGACAATCAACAGGAATAAAACTGTTTCACGAATTATGCCACATTGCGCCAGGTTTTCTTAATCCCCGGCCGGCAGAAGCTGTTGTGGCTCCCCCAGGAGGAAATCACCCCGTTCGATTTCTTCTTTGAGATGTTCACAGATCTCCCGGGCTTTATAGTAGCTGGAGAGAGGAGCCGTTGAAATCTTCCTGCCGTTGAGTTCGATGCTCCCGCTACGCAGATCCTTATAGCTGACTTCGCCAAGACTTTTAGCCATACCCTTGGGGTAATCCATGCCGTAATCATAAATCTGGGCATAAAGATCCTCATCTTTGACCGCTGTATAACGGGCCATTTCTTCATCGAGGATCGGGATCGGAATACCGATTCCGACATATAGAGAAACCCCATAACCCAGGAAACTCGCCCCCGCCAGCCATTCGGGACTCATCTCCTTCAGGTTGCCGATTGTGGCAATTGTTCCGGCGCCTTCCTTGGGCACACCGTTCTTTCCTCGAAGGACATTGGGATTGTGCTGGGTCCCCGGCCAGGCAACATAGCCCTGGGCGCCCCCGAGAAAGATTCGCGTTCCGATTCCGATGGTCCTGTAGTATGGATCATTAAAGAGAGGACTGAGCTGTCCCGATGTGGCATAATTCGCATTTGCCATCCGGGGGCGGAGCATTCCCATGTAGGTGTAAATGGTCTTGTCCGACATGTTGACGGCGCAGTTATAATTCTGATAGGCATTCCGAGGATTAAACAAAAAGGCGTCACGGAGATCATTCAACGTGATGTTTTTTTCGAACTTTCGAGAGGGATAACAATCCGTGCCGTACCCCTCCGCCCGAAGCCGAATCAGGTTCCCGGAAACGAGATCCTGAATGACATGCCCTCCGCCGTAATTGAATTCGCCGGGATAAACACTGTTCAGCGGATCGCCTTCCACAACTTCCGTGGCGCCGAGATAACAATCGACGGCCGCAATCCCTCCGTAGGCCGGAACGTCATTAAGCCATACTTTGGAAGCACGAATTTTTGGCGAGGTATGTCCAAAATTGAGAAAGGCCCCCGAGGAACACATGGGACTGAAGGTACCCGTCGTCACGACGTCAATTCTTCTGGCCGCTTCAACATCGCCATGCCGCTCCACAACATCGATCATCTCTTCAGCGGTTATGACGACAGCCTTTCCCTGCTTGATCCTTTCGTTAATTTCCTGATAAGTCTTGTGGACCTTATGCCTCTTCATGCCTTCAAACCTCAGGATATCCCGGAATGACCAAAGCCCCCGTCTCCCCGGATTGTGGATTCCAGAACGCGGGATTCAAACCACGCTGCCCGGCAGACAGGGGTAACGACCATCTGAGCGATACGGCTCCCCCTGGAAATCAAAAAAGGTTCTTTGCCATGGTTAATCAGCAGGACGCCGATTTCCCCCCGGAAGTCAGCATCGATGGTACCGGGAGAATTGACCAGTGTAACGCCGTGCTTTAAGGCCAGACCACTGCGGGGTCGGATCTGGGCTTCGAATCCCTCCGGCAATGCGATGACCAGACCTGTAGGAATAAGAGCCCTCTCCCCCGGGCCGATCATCACATCTCCCGTTACTGCTGCATAGATATCCATTCCCGCTGCCCCTTCGGTCATATACCGCGGCAGGGAAAGCCCCGAAAAGTGGGGCAACGTTTGAACGGGAACCCGGATCTCCTTCATCAAACCTCGGCGCCCAAGGCATCCTTTCGACTCAGGCGGATTTTACCCTG
This window contains:
- a CDS encoding FtsB family cell division protein; its protein translation is MKIGRYLTLFVFLMGLLITFGNRGLLDNYMMEKRLSSLKEENQEIMRENNRLKNTVVLLRGDLSYMETVARNELGMVKEGDRVYQFAR
- a CDS encoding PilN domain-containing protein, producing MIRINLLPYREKQKQAGLKKQILIFGGSFLVLLLVLGGIQLFLSLSISSLKEEIKEREETLVRLDKIVGEVEVFKKDKNLLEKKLSVINRLEENRLAPVRYLDQLNSSVPMGDAWLDRITFKESELQLEGVARNNIVLSRFMRNLEGIGFISAVELVSSTQKDYSGMKLYQFVLNCKIKKQGT
- a CDS encoding pilus assembly protein PilP — encoded protein: MNKRKRRFKRSLEFFGAILVTVSFVFLIGTTQGWGASSTSAPEFSSGDAGKTETLPIGYGSNRLGRPDPFVPFVEKDLAQKKLKAMKKVRPLSIFPLQRAGVNEFRLVGIAGSEQGRTAVVTNARGNYFPLTVGTVIGLNGGTVTDILEDSVIVEERAVTGKGQYKTRRIPLKLQKAN
- the dut gene encoding dUTP diphosphatase, whose protein sequence is MKEIRVPVQTLPHFSGLSLPRYMTEGAAGMDIYAAVTGDVMIGPGERALIPTGLVIALPEGFEAQIRPRSGLALKHGVTLVNSPGTIDADFRGEIGVLLINHGKEPFLISRGSRIAQMVVTPVCRAAWFESRVLESTIRGDGGFGHSGIS
- a CDS encoding secretin and TonB N-terminal domain-containing protein, giving the protein MKIIRQLCGIVLWVSVLWIFPGYVAVENAAAETPVTANDVAGKKAADIGNLENITLDRVKGKERVTFIATKISSFKVEEEPGNSVLLKLENLHVPEILLRPFYDDSMINIQQVVAEQKTIKEVPWVYATVNLEKEVPYSVRQEGQNVVLDFNVATLGDTETFSMLKKVAQGKPASPAPENLKKREAAVDQEKGKNATKSEPGAVRYSGQKISLDFQDADMRAVLRLLAETGGVSIVAGPDVKGSVSIHMRDVPWDQALETILDIYGMAKKEMGNVISVMTLDKKKKDEEVRKQAEKDQIEAELTRKARETQLMSEKGKLRQISIEAKIVEASDEFVRNLGVTWGGAFNARIGNYSSQTAWGTNTSSTEGQTNPVSYSYPNGIGYSGSQAAVNLPGALAGTPTLGFVIGGANAVLEAQIAALETTSSGKIISTPKVTTMDGVKATIKQGEEIPYMTYESSGGSSYPKVSFKDALLKLEVTPTITPDGRISMLINATNDRGDYSRASELNGNVPIVKNEVDSKVVVENGTTVVIGGVSKTTDDRAMSGVPWLNKIPVLGWLFKSESIDKTRKQLLIFVTPKIIHDKDTASVANASVFNNQ
- a CDS encoding DUF2845 domain-containing protein, giving the protein MQVFSTTNDKFFSILKSIFVISLPFLWMCVSLESGFSGEIARHGSETFRCENDLVSLGDGMADVMLRCGEPTYRHATGVRGKARTSTRKSAKSSKGISNDESHSRKRTQTAQRTEYKEQVTETWYYNRGPNDFVYSLSFEGGILTKIVQGKRGK
- a CDS encoding M24 family metallopeptidase; protein product: MPFERTAYQTRLSRLCSSSFFQGEIQALILFDLNNIRYLTGFSGSDGVLVIRPPTAILLVDGRYVTQAQEEAQDTDLYHYQDKVDGIEAVLEPKDGDRIGFEASAVSYEFYQKLADRLREERLKPLSEELNNLRAVKDDDEVSCIRRAAELAGGVLEAVARTIRPGISERDLALEIDFGAKRAGAERMAFETIVASGANAALPHAKPGRKILEYGDLIVVDYGVVSEGYCSDETCTFCLGSADDRKREIYARVKESHDQALEAIRPGVPCSRIDQIARSCLAKYGLDGYFTHGTGHGVGLEVHEAPRISRNSDTILVEGMVVTIEPGVYLPGQWGIRIEDTVLVHENGADILTKMPKDFIIL
- a CDS encoding homocysteine biosynthesis protein; protein product: MKRHKVHKTYQEINERIKQGKAVVITAEEMIDVVERHGDVEAARRIDVVTTGTFSPMCSSGAFLNFGHTSPKIRASKVWLNDVPAYGGIAAVDCYLGATEVVEGDPLNSVYPGEFNYGGGHVIQDLVSGNLIRLRAEGYGTDCYPSRKFEKNITLNDLRDAFLFNPRNAYQNYNCAVNMSDKTIYTYMGMLRPRMANANYATSGQLSPLFNDPYYRTIGIGTRIFLGGAQGYVAWPGTQHNPNVLRGKNGVPKEGAGTIATIGNLKEMSPEWLAGASFLGYGVSLYVGIGIPIPILDEEMARYTAVKDEDLYAQIYDYGMDYPKGMAKSLGEVSYKDLRSGSIELNGRKISTAPLSSYYKAREICEHLKEEIERGDFLLGEPQQLLPAGD
- the gcvH gene encoding glycine cleavage system protein GcvH translates to MKLFPDDLLYSREHIWVAVDGNMATLGITEYALEKLGDVDEVDLPKVDVFVERDEPFGTIESSNDVFELVSPLSGEIVNVNEDIIDDVTILNSDPYDAGWIVVIEMKDSDELDDLLEIRDYQDYIAQEEE
- the pilM gene encoding type IV pilus assembly protein PilM produces the protein MLDFKSLFSSSIFSSGLFSNSKHLAGLDIGSSSLKLAEIVESPKGGYLLNRFSQLPLPRGIIVDGIINDPSLLTAKLKELFKTSGNLRKGIVTSLSGHSVIIKKVGFPTMEEEEMRDMIREDAAQYLPFDNMDEVNFDFQIIGENEYNSNQLDVLLVAAKKDIIDSYTDALQAAGLEVVIMDVDSFALETVYEENYDFDEDDIVALVNIGASITNINVVRNDASIFTRDFTLGGNTITESLSERLGVSFDEAERIKIEGPEGSGLDANEFALTLMEYAEPICAEIERSIEFFRSTFGGDYIKNVLLSGGGAKLPGIAQDLHQRLGVDTEVFNPFQKIAINNKNVDASLVEQIGPALAVSMGLALRRVEDK
- a CDS encoding type 4a pilus biogenesis protein PilO — encoded protein: MAISLDDIKKLSPQRKALLAGVVLVLVGYLYWSFFLSSSLETRGNLKTKSAELSQKVDEKQHIASQKQKYIKDIALLKQKFELAMAKLPEKKDMPFLLYEIALAGKNAGVDSILFEPVVEQPADAKAGDKKQGAAKGNEPKPAENKPADKPSGGKAAEPEKFYKEIPVKVGVVGRFHNVVLFFEKMAVMPRIVNIEGFVMEESKDAKGKGRILNTACVIKTYMFSEKKDEQAKKKI
- a CDS encoding tetratricopeptide repeat protein, coding for MDRASFLSEAQTLLDQGAYESALRAAKQWLDQNPGDIDALIIQCHACMRLGKLEEATSLVEDVEMVVLGLSRVFACMGDICFKGGLNQEAVKFYRRFMVLNPDSDLSRDVCGKLRILEEEQGGVIQEFRAVKAPEPPIATSLQTLTMVDLYIRQGHLDAAEALLKQMLIKAPDDSVIQEKLRDVLASKSALEKKAIQIRQREKVIQRLNRWLISLQRRRRYAF